GATATCCAGTATCCCGGCCATTCCATCTCCCGCGCCGCCAGGTAGTCGCTTCTCGTCTTCCTAAAATTAATCGGTCTTCCGCCATTTTCTGGGATGTTGTCTATTATTAAGTTGCTATACACAAACAACATTGGCTAGAAAAGGAAGACATTATGGTTAAAAAGACAATTGCAGCGATCTTTTCTGTTCTGGTACTTTCCACTGTATTAACGGCTTGCAATACCACGCGTGGCGTGGGTGAGGACATCTCGGACGGTGGTAGTGCGATCTCTGGCGCTGCAACCCGGGCTCAGCAGTAACCATCAACGGTACGACATACGTCGTA
The Salmonella bongori NCTC 12419 DNA segment above includes these coding regions:
- the ecnB gene encoding lipoprotein toxin entericidin B codes for the protein MVKKTIAAIFSVLVLSTVLTACNTTRGVGEDISDGGSAISGAATRAQQ